One window of Desulfobacca acetoxidans DSM 11109 genomic DNA carries:
- a CDS encoding NUDIX hydrolase: protein MPFRNELYKFCPQCGGRLEKKIVHPKEPPRLVCGDCGFVFYLDPKLAGIAIIPWEGGLVLARRGIEPGYGLWVAPGGFVDVGERVEDAIVREVQEEVWLNVRITRLLNVYSYTGRTTVIVAYVAEVISGQPGGGDETLEARVFQPAEIPWEKIAFTSTRDALRDYLALR from the coding sequence ATGCCATTTAGAAACGAACTCTATAAATTCTGTCCTCAATGCGGGGGACGCCTGGAAAAGAAGATCGTTCACCCAAAAGAGCCGCCGCGGCTGGTATGTGGCGATTGTGGGTTTGTCTTTTATCTGGACCCCAAACTGGCCGGTATCGCCATCATTCCCTGGGAGGGTGGTCTGGTCCTGGCCCGCCGTGGTATCGAGCCCGGCTACGGTCTGTGGGTGGCGCCCGGCGGATTTGTGGATGTGGGAGAAAGGGTAGAGGACGCAATAGTCCGAGAAGTGCAGGAAGAGGTTTGGCTGAACGTTCGGATCACCCGGCTGCTCAATGTCTATTCGTATACCGGCCGCACCACCGTTATTGTCGCCTACGTCGCTGAGGTTATATCGGGGCAGCCTGGAGGTGGTGACGAGACATTGGAGGCCAGGGTCTTCCAGCCGGCAGAGATCCCCTGGGAAAAGATTGCTTTTACGAGTACCCGGGACGCCTTGAGGGATTATCTGGCGCTGAGGTAG
- a CDS encoding site-2 protease family protein, which translates to MEQLPEEPCQQDDFPHRIPRIHIILFLATVLTTLTAGAMQQGVIPWEAPWQLYKGLPFSLTLLLILLCHEMGHYLMARYHQLDVSLPYFLPAPPIPFLIGTLGAFIRIRSPILHKPALMDIGASGPLSGIVITLPLLIFGLQLSDIKIAPELAMDVDGIILGEPLLFKFICWLTLGSLPDNHHIIMHPMAFAGWIGLFVTNLNLLPIGQLDGGHVSYALFGEHSEQIAKIFFIFLIVCGLAAWYGWLLWAVIVYFMGFRHPTPLQYWIPLDHKRRNIGILTIAVFILTFMPAPFQVQW; encoded by the coding sequence ATGGAACAGTTGCCGGAGGAGCCTTGCCAGCAGGATGACTTTCCGCATCGTATTCCCCGGATCCATATCATTCTGTTTTTGGCTACTGTTCTGACGACGCTCACGGCTGGCGCCATGCAGCAGGGGGTCATCCCCTGGGAAGCGCCCTGGCAGCTTTACAAAGGATTACCTTTCTCGTTGACGCTGCTTTTAATCCTCTTGTGTCATGAGATGGGCCATTACCTGATGGCGCGTTACCACCAATTGGACGTCTCTCTGCCATATTTTCTGCCGGCTCCGCCGATTCCCTTTCTGATCGGGACATTGGGGGCCTTTATCCGCATCCGATCTCCTATCCTCCATAAACCGGCCCTCATGGACATTGGGGCGTCCGGGCCACTCAGTGGGATAGTGATAACCCTGCCGTTGTTGATTTTCGGTTTGCAGCTATCGGATATCAAGATAGCTCCGGAATTGGCGATGGATGTGGACGGCATTATTCTGGGTGAACCATTACTATTCAAATTTATCTGTTGGCTGACGCTCGGGTCTCTGCCGGACAACCACCACATTATTATGCACCCGATGGCGTTTGCCGGTTGGATCGGTTTGTTTGTAACCAACTTAAACCTCTTGCCTATCGGGCAATTGGATGGCGGTCATGTTTCATACGCCCTGTTTGGCGAACACTCTGAGCAGATCGCCAAGATCTTTTTTATCTTTCTTATTGTGTGCGGCCTGGCCGCCTGGTATGGTTGGCTGCTCTGGGCGGTGATCGTATATTTTATGGGGTTCAGGCATCCGACACCGCTACAGTATTGGATTCCCCTGGACCATAAGCGCCGTAACATCGGTATTCTTACTATAGCCGTATTTATACTGACCTTTATGCCAGCGCCGTTCCAGGTTCAATGGTGA
- a CDS encoding pseudouridine synthase, with translation MTKERLQKYLARAGVASRRQGEELIRAGRVSVDGRIVTTLGQLIDSEKAEVMVDGRKVLPPPHCRTIVLNKPYGCVTTMADPQGRRKVIDLLPDQEERLYPVGRLDYDATGLLLLTNDGELAHRLMHPRYKVAKTYRATVAGQFSPAARRRLREGITLDGRLTIPEQVRLVKTSSERSVLELTIREGRYHLVKRLCAAVGCPVLKLKRIAYGPLRLGRLALGTWRELTQEEVRRLKEAVNCG, from the coding sequence ATGACTAAAGAGCGGCTGCAAAAATATCTGGCGCGAGCGGGGGTTGCTTCCCGGCGGCAGGGGGAGGAACTGATCCGCGCCGGAAGAGTGAGCGTCGACGGCAGGATTGTCACTACCCTGGGTCAGCTCATCGATTCGGAAAAAGCCGAAGTTATGGTCGATGGCCGCAAAGTTCTGCCTCCACCGCATTGCCGGACGATCGTGCTCAATAAACCTTACGGTTGTGTAACCACCATGGCCGACCCGCAGGGCCGCAGGAAAGTCATCGATCTATTGCCGGATCAGGAGGAACGCCTCTATCCGGTCGGTCGGTTGGACTATGATGCCACCGGCTTGCTCCTGCTCACCAATGACGGTGAACTGGCCCATCGGCTGATGCACCCTCGCTATAAAGTAGCCAAAACCTATAGGGCGACGGTGGCCGGCCAATTCTCGCCTGCAGCCAGGCGGCGCCTTCGGGAAGGCATAACCCTGGATGGCCGCTTAACCATTCCCGAACAGGTGCGCCTGGTCAAGACCTCATCGGAACGGAGCGTCCTCGAGTTGACTATCCGGGAAGGAAGATACCATCTGGTGAAAAGATTGTGCGCCGCAGTCGGCTGTCCGGTATTGAAATTAAAACGCATCGCCTACGGTCCATTGCGCTTGGGACGCCTCGCCCTTGGAACCTGGCGGGAATTGACTCAGGAAGAGGTTCGACGATTGAAAGAGGCCGTTAACTGTGGTTGA
- the trpS gene encoding tryptophan--tRNA ligase, giving the protein MEKKRILSGMRPTGRLHMGNLHGALLNWVKLQDEYQCFYFVADWHALTTDYEQTEGIRENIWFMFIDWLSVGLDPQKSTLFVQSALPEHAELFLLFSMITPITWLERNPTYKEQLQELSHKDLRTFGFLGYPVLQAADILMYKANGVPVGVDQLPHVELTREIARRCNFLYGKIFPEPEALLTEIPKLCGTDGRKMSKSYQNCIYLSDTPEAIRKQVSGMITDTQRPRRKDPGDPDRCLAFPYHKLYLSTDILAQIVVDCRAARLGCVECKKMLADALVQALEPIQARQHYYLDHPEEVRAIIADGNERARTVARATMAEVREAIKI; this is encoded by the coding sequence ATGGAGAAGAAGCGCATCTTAAGCGGTATGCGTCCCACTGGCAGGTTGCACATGGGCAATCTGCACGGGGCCTTACTGAATTGGGTCAAACTGCAGGATGAATACCAGTGTTTCTATTTTGTAGCCGACTGGCATGCCCTGACTACGGACTACGAGCAGACCGAAGGTATCCGGGAAAATATCTGGTTCATGTTTATAGATTGGCTGAGTGTCGGCCTTGATCCGCAAAAATCGACTCTTTTTGTCCAATCAGCCCTTCCAGAACATGCTGAGCTCTTTTTATTGTTTAGCATGATTACCCCTATTACCTGGCTGGAACGCAACCCCACGTACAAGGAACAGTTGCAGGAGCTGTCTCATAAGGACCTGCGTACCTTTGGTTTCTTGGGCTACCCGGTGCTGCAGGCAGCGGATATCCTGATGTATAAAGCCAACGGCGTGCCGGTGGGGGTCGATCAACTGCCTCATGTGGAGTTGACCAGGGAGATTGCCCGGCGCTGCAACTTTCTTTACGGTAAAATTTTTCCAGAACCTGAGGCCCTGTTGACCGAAATTCCCAAGTTGTGCGGCACCGATGGCCGCAAGATGAGCAAGAGTTATCAGAACTGCATCTATCTCAGCGACACACCCGAGGCCATCCGGAAGCAGGTGAGCGGCATGATAACGGACACGCAGCGTCCGCGGCGCAAAGATCCGGGCGACCCCGATCGCTGTCTGGCCTTCCCCTATCATAAGCTCTACCTTTCTACGGATATCTTGGCGCAGATCGTGGTTGATTGTCGGGCGGCCAGATTGGGATGTGTGGAGTGCAAAAAGATGTTGGCCGACGCCCTGGTGCAGGCCCTGGAGCCGATTCAAGCAAGGCAGCACTATTATCTGGATCATCCGGAGGAAGTTCGGGCTATCATCGCTGATGGCAATGAGCGGGCCAGAACCGTGGCTCGGGCCACCATGGCCGAAGTGCGCGAGGCAATCAAAATTTGA
- a CDS encoding C-GCAxxG-C-C family protein, translating to MQQEEIIARVRQRAVDNFKSGLNCAESVFTAVLAELEGDLSPEVMCVVTGFGSGGGLFGGTCGSLNGAIAALGLVYGRRQPPDGTLEEKRAQLYGNPGLYRIYNRLSNVFQERFGTTLCREITQPWRGQWFTRDRLKQCLKTVSFMAEKAAEMVFPRDRDFWGSQPLGENVLGE from the coding sequence ATGCAGCAAGAAGAGATCATCGCTCGCGTCAGACAGCGGGCGGTAGATAATTTCAAAAGCGGTCTAAACTGTGCCGAAAGTGTCTTTACTGCGGTATTGGCCGAACTCGAAGGTGATCTGTCACCGGAAGTAATGTGCGTGGTTACCGGCTTCGGGTCTGGGGGAGGGTTGTTCGGCGGTACCTGCGGCTCTCTCAACGGTGCCATCGCCGCCCTCGGACTGGTGTATGGACGCCGTCAACCTCCCGACGGCACGCTGGAGGAAAAGCGGGCTCAGCTTTATGGTAATCCCGGCCTCTATCGTATCTATAATCGGCTGTCCAATGTGTTCCAGGAGCGATTCGGGACCACCTTGTGCCGGGAGATCACCCAACCCTGGCGCGGCCAATGGTTTACCAGGGACCGTCTCAAACAGTGTCTCAAAACTGTGAGTTTTATGGCGGAAAAAGCCGCGGAAATGGTCTTTCCGCGCGACCGCGATTTCTGGGGCTCGCAGCCTTTGGGGGAGAATGTCTTAGGAGAGTGA
- a CDS encoding AAA family ATPase, protein MKRTLLIVIFGLIASGKTTLAKALGQRWGWPVIHSDLVRKTLAGISPTRRVETSYGQGIYAAEFSGHTYQEMFRQAQERLQTGGSVILEGSFMRSVDRQQARRLAAASKAEVFFILCTCPVEETLRRLARRAADAQAISDGRQEILVEQQKVFEPITDLEETPVLILDTTRPLEEIAGETEDFLTLATE, encoded by the coding sequence ATGAAACGGACTCTCCTGATAGTTATTTTTGGACTGATTGCCTCGGGAAAAACCACTCTGGCCAAGGCTCTCGGCCAGAGGTGGGGATGGCCGGTGATTCACAGCGATTTGGTGCGGAAAACTCTCGCCGGCATTTCCCCCACCAGGCGAGTGGAGACATCCTATGGTCAGGGTATTTACGCCGCTGAGTTCTCCGGCCACACCTACCAGGAGATGTTTCGTCAGGCCCAAGAACGGTTGCAGACCGGCGGCAGCGTCATCCTGGAGGGTTCTTTTATGCGGTCTGTGGACCGCCAGCAGGCCCGGAGATTGGCGGCGGCTAGTAAGGCAGAAGTCTTCTTTATTTTATGCACCTGCCCGGTTGAAGAAACCTTGCGCCGTCTGGCCCGCCGCGCCGCGGACGCGCAGGCCATCTCCGACGGTCGCCAGGAAATTCTGGTGGAGCAGCAGAAAGTCTTCGAGCCGATAACCGACCTCGAGGAGACGCCGGTATTGATCCTGGATACAACCCGGCCCCTGGAGGAGATTGCGGGGGAAACCGAAGATTTCTTAACCTTGGCCACTGAATGA